One segment of Oscillospiraceae bacterium MB08-C2-2 DNA contains the following:
- a CDS encoding DUF4422 domain-containing protein, which translates to MSNIKILVSHRIDMDSELISTPLYVPVRCGAVFDTKNRMNILGDDAGDNISENRLSFCEYTVQYWAWKNVQADYYGLCHYRRYLSFSQRRFKTDAFNMVQGAALMPASKKRYGLLNASMMEQMISNYDIIVSEYADVRKIPTPRNKQDTVNQMWNAYVGEFFEQSSIDLMFQLVDKMAPQYSSSAREYFAGNLHRGFNCYILKKELFERLCEFQFPIMFEVARRLDTTGYTQTMLRTPAFIGEMLYGIFIYHVSTYEQWKVKELQLVFFNKTNRIKGFLDLIERYILSCMDRGLRALIDPVMPVGSKKREILKSIYYWVVAVKNKEHGQSKGAR; encoded by the coding sequence TTGAGTAACATCAAAATATTAGTATCACACCGCATTGATATGGATAGTGAACTGATTTCTACTCCTCTGTATGTTCCTGTACGTTGCGGAGCTGTATTTGATACCAAAAATCGCATGAATATTCTGGGCGATGATGCGGGTGACAACATTTCGGAAAATCGCTTGAGCTTTTGCGAATATACTGTGCAATATTGGGCGTGGAAAAATGTACAGGCAGATTATTACGGACTGTGTCATTATCGAAGGTACCTTTCATTTTCCCAGCGCAGGTTTAAGACAGATGCGTTTAATATGGTTCAAGGCGCAGCTTTAATGCCAGCCAGTAAAAAACGATATGGATTGTTAAATGCTTCTATGATGGAACAGATGATTTCTAACTATGACATTATTGTATCCGAGTATGCAGATGTTCGGAAGATTCCAACCCCAAGAAATAAGCAGGACACTGTAAATCAAATGTGGAATGCCTATGTGGGCGAATTTTTTGAACAGTCATCCATAGATTTAATGTTTCAACTGGTTGATAAAATGGCTCCCCAATATAGTAGTTCAGCGAGAGAATATTTTGCCGGCAACCTACATAGAGGATTTAATTGTTATATATTGAAAAAAGAGTTATTCGAACGGTTGTGTGAATTTCAATTTCCAATTATGTTTGAAGTAGCGCGTAGGTTAGATACTACTGGTTATACGCAAACCATGCTTCGTACGCCAGCTTTTATTGGAGAGATGCTATATGGCATTTTTATCTATCATGTTTCCACCTATGAGCAGTGGAAGGTAAAAGAACTTCAACTGGTATTTTTTAATAAAACCAATCGAATAAAGGGCTTTTTAGATTTAATTGAGCGGTATATATTGAGTTGCATGGACCGTGGACTACGGGCTCTAATTGACCCAGTTATGCCGGTGGGTTCAAAAAAACGAGAAATTTTAAAAAGTATTTATTACTGGGTAGTAGCAGTTAAAAATAAAGAACATGGACAAAGCAAGGGCGCGCGATAG
- a CDS encoding glycosyltransferase, with protein sequence MERSVRSILKQTYSHFEFLICQYNSTTSACELLESLQKEDGRIRLIDGTSADTLAQKLNRCLKEAKGTLIARQDDDDYSQPARLERQVYYLSNNPGIAFVGCEVRLMQGKRIVGMYRFPERPIVRDFLFTQPFIHPTLVFYKNVLNAVDGYCEENRCDGCEDYDLLLRLYERGYMGANIQHPYFIYTIPDKGKTNGTIHRRINEMKTRFVLFRRMGLLPKAFPYVCKPVLVGLIPSVLLDRLKVFRRNTPLGKDGSVE encoded by the coding sequence TTGGAACGTTCTGTAAGATCGATTTTAAAACAAACATATTCGCATTTTGAATTTTTAATTTGTCAGTATAATTCTACCACTTCTGCTTGTGAATTGCTTGAAAGTTTGCAAAAAGAGGATGGTCGTATACGCTTAATCGATGGTACAAGTGCAGATACGTTGGCCCAAAAACTTAACCGCTGCCTAAAAGAAGCCAAGGGTACTTTGATTGCCCGACAGGATGATGATGATTATTCTCAACCTGCACGATTGGAAAGGCAAGTTTATTACTTAAGTAATAATCCAGGGATAGCGTTTGTCGGTTGCGAGGTTAGGCTAATGCAAGGCAAACGTATTGTTGGTATGTATCGTTTTCCCGAACGGCCGATTGTTCGCGATTTTCTTTTTACCCAACCTTTTATACATCCAACATTAGTATTTTATAAAAATGTATTAAATGCAGTTGACGGATATTGTGAAGAAAATCGATGTGATGGATGCGAGGATTATGATTTGCTGTTACGCCTCTATGAAAGAGGCTATATGGGGGCAAATATACAGCATCCATATTTTATATATACTATTCCGGACAAGGGAAAGACTAATGGAACTATCCATAGAAGAATCAATGAAATGAAGACTCGTTTTGTTTTGTTTCGGCGAATGGGACTGCTACCAAAAGCATTTCCTTATGTCTGCAAACCTGTTTTAGTTGGACTGATACCATCAGTTCTTTTAGATAGGCTAAAAGTTTTTAGACGCAATACTCCTCTCGGGAAGGATGGGTCAGTTGAGTAA
- a CDS encoding ABC transporter permease, producing MEPNIQQSREENRLISNPVFNQTMLRKISVVMMLGYLALSVLFYFLAGRQLHFRQSRENISMPTPNSGSVEIVTGNQVEQTFINKIQRLTSISVAWGTYGRSNSGTVFVDLYELNGNTQLLHQELSAAEITEGFVSLITLEQPKEGLYGVPLLLRITADSNIGSALSPLMNTAAVEDGFQLYLNGQPASGMLCFSVQGEEYIWTGLHYWKFVAGGAILLVLYLWTTLRYVKKGKKPLILMAFIAIRKYRFLIQQLVARDFKAKYKRSVLGVLWSLLNPLLTMIVQYLVFSSLFRFDIPYYTVYLLCGIVMFNYFSEACGMTLGAIVGNANLITKVYVPKYIYPLTRVISSFINLLIAMVPLFIVAFVSGLHPTKAYFLLPFVLVCLAVLCLGLGMLLAAAMVFFRDMQFLWGVISMIWMYLTPIFYPESILPSNVAMLLKGNPLYYFIKFVRTCVIDGVSPELIIYVQCFLFAIGFLALGAFVFKRTQDRFVLYL from the coding sequence ATGGAACCGAATATACAGCAATCAAGAGAGGAAAATCGATTAATTTCAAATCCAGTATTTAACCAAACCATGCTACGCAAAATAAGTGTTGTAATGATGCTTGGTTATTTGGCTTTATCCGTACTTTTTTATTTTTTAGCAGGGCGTCAACTTCATTTTCGACAATCCAGAGAGAATATAAGTATGCCTACACCTAATTCTGGATCGGTGGAGATAGTTACTGGGAATCAAGTTGAGCAAACGTTTATCAATAAAATTCAGCGTCTTACATCTATTTCTGTGGCTTGGGGAACTTATGGTAGAAGCAATTCAGGAACAGTGTTCGTTGATCTTTATGAGTTGAACGGAAACACACAACTTCTACATCAGGAGTTATCTGCTGCAGAAATAACGGAAGGATTCGTCAGTCTTATAACTTTGGAGCAACCCAAAGAGGGCTTATATGGTGTACCTTTATTGCTGAGAATTACTGCAGACTCCAATATAGGGAGTGCACTATCTCCCTTAATGAATACGGCTGCAGTAGAAGACGGCTTTCAGCTTTACTTGAATGGGCAGCCTGCTTCTGGCATGCTTTGTTTTTCAGTTCAAGGAGAAGAGTATATTTGGACGGGTCTGCATTATTGGAAGTTTGTTGCTGGCGGTGCAATTCTGCTTGTTCTTTATTTATGGACCACGCTGAGGTACGTTAAAAAAGGTAAAAAGCCCTTGATTCTTATGGCTTTCATTGCTATCCGAAAATATCGGTTTTTGATTCAGCAATTGGTTGCTAGAGACTTTAAGGCAAAATATAAGCGCTCTGTTTTAGGCGTTTTATGGAGCTTGCTAAATCCGCTTTTAACAATGATAGTACAATACCTTGTATTCTCCAGCTTATTCCGATTTGATATTCCCTATTATACGGTTTATTTGTTGTGTGGTATCGTAATGTTCAATTATTTTTCTGAAGCATGTGGTATGACTTTAGGAGCTATTGTTGGTAATGCAAATTTAATTACTAAAGTGTATGTACCCAAATATATTTATCCACTTACAAGAGTGATATCTTCATTCATTAATTTGCTGATTGCCATGGTTCCGCTTTTTATTGTAGCATTTGTCTCTGGACTTCATCCGACCAAAGCTTATTTCCTGTTGCCGTTTGTTTTGGTATGTTTGGCGGTACTTTGTTTGGGCCTTGGTATGCTATTGGCAGCCGCTATGGTATTTTTTAGAGATATGCAGTTTTTGTGGGGTGTGATTAGCATGATCTGGATGTATTTAACCCCCATATTTTATCCGGAGAGTATCCTTCCTTCCAATGTGGCTATGCTTTTAAAAGGAAATCCTCTTTATTATTTTATCAAATTTGTACGAACTTGTGTTATAGATGGGGTTTCTCCTGAGCTGATTATATATGTGCAATGTTTTCTTTTCGCTATCGGCTTCCTTGCGCTTGGTGCCTTTGTGTTTAAAAGGACACAGGATCGTTTTGTATTGTATTTATAA
- a CDS encoding RHS repeat-associated core domain-containing protein: MNNKYKADSINKLAAQAVSSDTEGDVTPLKNYPDAPFSYSSAENESASMGTGAFQLTATDFILPGKNGLDLVMTRQYNSSNAALHNLVSREVTGKERRYGYVIYKYAVRKNIKTGGTIETNNVPLWGECDFQDRDQRTAARAKAMDEYKDEVIKSIIQDDEEITETLKYKDTQVEYYIRHTETEENNYFVDAYGLGHGWSFAFPSIEQIAEVKSNGKDVENRPYLHLADGRTLRLKDTPTSTSGSNLVDYSLGDVRIQQTGGTISHAGSQASYEYILSYKNGQKDYLSSSTIVARQDRFGNTILFRFTKDSGAEMVDSLGRTVRLTRTNTSSGYTLTWELPDTGKIIYTISKAEEGVRLSQVRDQENQLTSYDYAINDTFQQINKNISGDTNKKVSYLNLKEIVHPTGLQSTYKYSTVTQEEEYWEFDVEDPPKELSSQEKRNWSGKRFGEYSYGRQRQYNVLQWRQDHDGTQALNRQDYTFTGGVYEKRSRRVFLHYMSKATIQEEKSGIPVVRTFLFNEKSMLQSITEVHNNVAMQEDFFDYDNDKNKQRTQQITKRYNAVTASPRPILQAQTNWTYDPKGNVKTQTLPLQGTTTFDYDAAYSLLTEKLWYKDASTQIRENYSLRSDQKLVEWKKVYEQKNGVETLKEATQYQYDANNNLSSERHYANLNLTPSPYDAVISYSYSNTNPQLDSNIYSGVYLTEKRIIGLRDANGAVLPDVVEKYSRDAHGRALRVTDPSGRVTNYTYDRLGRVIREVYPDQSHKETQYVVSESQNWIMVSEKDTSGKLLRQNRLEYTPLGKIQRTYALNPETCLTYHTYDARNRLVREYAYSTEGTTATAYTYDAFDRILSKTTTGPGITPYEERYSYDDAFDPAQGLRKDTKEVIGDANSPTVISTVLRDVLERVREEAVGAAVTRYAYNQAGNRISQTDPLGNITLWAYDYAGRMETETRTTESGSVTAVTSYNPLGHKQNFRDFRGNSTTFLHDAAGRLLEQSVDLNGSERMITRYAYNPSGEVTSQKSLANNGVWRETGYTYDSRSRVVDTILYDGKAETRTRFEYDALGNKAAVYTGMLGSSIAGAAKTTYTYDRFGSVQTMTDPIGNSPSPSSPERRTEFYSYDAYGKLRTKQDRNGDLTTYTYDGLGRVLSERAADSEKKQADAFRLYVYTKTGQTAMEENSQLRIRYAYDSMGRLLSQTEVCLSSSASTVTKNYTYDLYGNRKSFILRKDGVTELSLAYDYDRQNRLTVLKKDGHSLATYAYDENGNRKSLVYPQSGITTEYVYNAANLVTGLTNKKSGAHCSSYHYSYFPDGNQARKLSKGSGRADRITDYLYDGLGRLTEEKEQDGRRILYQYDRFSNRSRMTVTDASGKNTVTSYAYDLRNRLETETKTDHKGAREIFHYRYDYNGNQLYREWERLTPQGDAEKKQPGRVGFYSNKFGQDVVILEKRGYNGFNQLVSLYRDTLVTSYAYRPDGLRHKKSFADGTSHTHIWDGQNMVAEYGESGRIFARYLRGINLIAREQDGLCQYYLFNAHGDAVERTDQSGTTLKNYDYDAFGVEKSPEKLDGNPFRYCGEYFDREAGTVYLRARNYEPVTGRFISEDPIMWGLNWYAYCGGNPILYIDPLGLKSYIFYDPFGDDADNEIDKNPNALSYETAQAFQRMLAKRYGISKKDMDSEIVLYALKDYNDFKDYWNNTMESDPDAIIFNAHANPDLIQLTRKLRGKGPMHHININDVDIDLDVKTIEALYLLGCEPGAPGNGGNNNIAQAFWDKMNITTMFAADAGVGFNRERSWFNKNITGVTINVSSTSSNSSYTPQGMLMWNSTSSGVPVPLKDPFKPTFAQLANLTK; encoded by the coding sequence ATGAATAACAAATATAAAGCTGATTCTATAAATAAACTTGCCGCCCAAGCCGTATCATCCGACACAGAAGGAGATGTTACCCCTCTTAAGAACTATCCCGATGCTCCGTTTTCCTATTCATCGGCTGAAAACGAAAGTGCCTCCATGGGCACAGGTGCATTTCAGCTGACTGCTACCGACTTTATCCTACCCGGTAAAAACGGTCTGGATTTGGTCATGACCCGGCAATACAATTCCAGCAATGCTGCCCTGCACAATCTAGTATCTCGTGAGGTAACCGGCAAAGAAAGACGTTATGGCTATGTGATTTACAAATATGCGGTAAGGAAAAATATTAAAACTGGCGGTACCATTGAAACCAACAATGTGCCTTTGTGGGGAGAATGCGATTTTCAGGATCGTGATCAGCGCACTGCAGCAAGAGCGAAGGCTATGGATGAATATAAAGATGAAGTAATAAAATCCATTATCCAAGATGATGAAGAAATCACAGAAACCCTCAAGTATAAGGACACCCAAGTGGAGTATTACATCCGTCACACCGAAACAGAGGAAAACAATTATTTTGTAGATGCGTATGGATTGGGGCACGGCTGGAGCTTTGCCTTTCCCTCCATTGAGCAGATTGCCGAGGTCAAGAGCAACGGAAAGGATGTGGAAAACAGACCGTATCTGCATCTGGCCGATGGCAGAACCCTCCGTCTGAAAGATACCCCCACCAGCACCAGCGGCAGCAATCTGGTGGATTACTCTCTGGGGGATGTGCGCATCCAGCAAACAGGAGGTACCATCAGTCATGCCGGTTCACAGGCATCCTATGAATACATCCTATCCTATAAAAACGGCCAGAAAGACTATCTGAGCTCCAGCACCATTGTCGCCCGCCAGGATCGCTTTGGCAACACCATCCTGTTTCGCTTTACCAAGGACAGCGGCGCTGAGATGGTTGACTCGCTGGGGCGTACAGTCAGGCTGACCAGAACCAACACCTCTAGCGGATATACCCTGACTTGGGAACTCCCCGATACCGGCAAAATCATATACACTATTTCCAAGGCTGAGGAAGGTGTTCGTCTTTCACAAGTAAGGGATCAGGAAAACCAGTTAACTTCCTATGACTACGCCATCAACGACACCTTTCAGCAGATTAACAAGAATATTAGTGGGGACACTAATAAGAAAGTCTCCTATCTCAACCTTAAAGAAATTGTTCATCCTACTGGACTTCAAAGTACGTATAAATATAGTACGGTAACACAGGAAGAGGAATATTGGGAATTTGACGTTGAAGATCCGCCTAAGGAGCTCTCCTCTCAGGAAAAAAGAAATTGGTCGGGTAAACGGTTTGGCGAATATTCATATGGCCGCCAGCGGCAATACAATGTGCTCCAGTGGAGGCAGGATCATGATGGTACTCAAGCGCTGAATCGGCAGGACTACACCTTCACCGGAGGGGTATATGAAAAGCGTAGCAGAAGGGTTTTTCTACATTACATGTCCAAGGCTACCATTCAGGAAGAAAAATCCGGTATCCCGGTGGTGCGCACTTTCCTCTTCAACGAAAAATCCATGCTTCAATCGATTACCGAAGTTCATAACAATGTAGCTATGCAGGAAGATTTCTTTGATTACGACAATGATAAAAACAAACAGCGCACCCAGCAGATCACTAAACGGTATAATGCCGTTACAGCTTCTCCCCGTCCGATTCTACAGGCGCAGACAAACTGGACCTACGATCCAAAGGGAAATGTGAAAACCCAAACCCTGCCCCTACAGGGCACCACCACCTTTGACTACGATGCCGCCTACAGCCTGCTCACAGAAAAGCTTTGGTACAAGGATGCCTCCACCCAAATCCGGGAGAACTATTCCTTGCGCTCCGATCAGAAGCTTGTGGAGTGGAAAAAGGTCTATGAGCAGAAAAACGGTGTGGAAACCCTCAAAGAGGCCACACAGTATCAGTATGATGCAAACAACAACCTTTCCAGTGAGCGGCACTATGCCAACCTCAACCTTACGCCTTCCCCATATGATGCTGTGATTTCCTATTCCTACAGCAACACTAATCCCCAACTGGACAGTAACATCTATAGCGGCGTATACCTAACCGAAAAGAGAATAATCGGCCTCCGAGATGCAAATGGTGCAGTACTGCCCGATGTGGTGGAGAAATACAGTAGGGATGCCCATGGGCGGGCACTGCGAGTGACCGATCCCAGCGGGCGGGTGACCAACTATACCTACGACAGGCTTGGCAGGGTTATTCGGGAGGTTTATCCCGATCAATCCCACAAGGAAACCCAGTATGTAGTTTCCGAGTCGCAAAACTGGATTATGGTATCCGAAAAGGATACCAGCGGCAAGCTGCTGCGGCAGAATCGGTTGGAATACACCCCTCTGGGCAAAATCCAGCGAACCTATGCCCTGAATCCTGAAACCTGCCTGACCTACCACACCTATGATGCCCGGAATCGCCTTGTCCGTGAATATGCCTACAGCACCGAAGGCACCACCGCTACCGCCTATACCTACGATGCCTTCGACCGTATCCTTTCCAAGACCACAACCGGGCCGGGCATAACGCCATACGAAGAAAGATACAGCTATGATGATGCCTTTGACCCGGCCCAGGGACTGCGAAAAGATACCAAAGAGGTCATCGGTGATGCCAACTCCCCCACTGTGATTTCCACAGTACTCAGGGATGTGTTGGAAAGGGTGCGGGAAGAAGCGGTGGGAGCCGCCGTCACCCGGTACGCCTACAATCAGGCAGGCAACCGGATTTCCCAGACCGACCCCTTGGGGAATATCACCCTGTGGGCCTATGATTATGCCGGCAGAATGGAAACCGAGACCCGAACGACCGAGAGTGGATCGGTTACCGCTGTTACCAGCTACAATCCGCTGGGTCACAAGCAAAACTTCCGGGATTTTCGGGGGAACAGCACCACCTTTCTGCACGATGCCGCAGGCAGACTGCTGGAGCAATCGGTGGATTTAAACGGCTCCGAAAGGATGATTACTCGGTATGCCTACAATCCCTCCGGTGAGGTCACCAGCCAGAAAAGCCTTGCGAATAATGGCGTGTGGCGGGAAACCGGCTATACCTACGACAGTCGCAGTCGGGTGGTGGATACCATTCTGTATGACGGCAAGGCCGAAACCCGTACCCGTTTCGAGTACGATGCACTTGGCAACAAAGCCGCTGTGTATACCGGTATGCTGGGCAGTTCCATCGCCGGAGCCGCCAAGACCACCTATACCTACGATCGCTTCGGCAGCGTACAAACCATGACCGATCCCATTGGCAACAGTCCCAGCCCTTCAAGCCCCGAAAGGCGTACCGAGTTCTACAGCTACGATGCTTACGGGAAGCTGCGCACCAAACAAGACCGCAACGGCGATCTGACCACCTATACCTATGATGGCTTGGGCAGAGTGCTTTCTGAGCGAGCCGCCGACAGCGAGAAAAAGCAGGCGGATGCCTTTCGCTTGTATGTCTATACCAAAACCGGGCAAACAGCCATGGAGGAAAACAGCCAGCTTCGCATCCGGTATGCCTACGACAGCATGGGCCGCCTGCTTTCCCAAACCGAGGTCTGCCTTTCCAGCTCCGCCAGCACCGTAACCAAAAACTATACCTATGATCTGTATGGCAACCGCAAAAGCTTCATTCTCCGTAAGGATGGCGTTACCGAACTGTCTCTTGCCTACGATTACGACAGGCAGAATCGGCTTACGGTTCTGAAAAAGGATGGCCACAGTCTTGCCACCTACGCCTATGATGAAAACGGCAACCGCAAGAGCCTTGTCTATCCACAAAGCGGTATCACGACCGAGTATGTTTACAACGCTGCCAATCTGGTGACCGGGCTAACCAACAAAAAGAGTGGTGCTCATTGTTCCTCCTACCACTACAGCTACTTCCCGGACGGCAACCAAGCTCGCAAGCTCAGCAAGGGTTCTGGGCGAGCGGATAGGATCACCGATTATCTGTATGATGGCCTTGGCCGGCTCACCGAAGAAAAGGAGCAGGACGGCAGAAGGATTCTATACCAGTATGACCGCTTCTCCAACCGCTCCCGCATGACGGTCACCGACGCATCCGGCAAAAATACCGTTACCTCCTATGCATACGACCTGCGAAACCGTTTGGAAACCGAAACCAAAACCGATCACAAGGGCGCAAGGGAGATTTTCCATTACCGCTACGATTACAACGGCAACCAACTTTATCGGGAATGGGAGCGGCTCACGCCGCAGGGCGATGCTGAAAAAAAGCAACCGGGACGGGTCGGCTTCTATTCGAATAAGTTCGGGCAGGATGTTGTCATTCTGGAAAAGCGAGGGTATAATGGGTTTAATCAGCTTGTTAGCCTGTATCGGGATACCTTGGTGACAAGCTATGCCTACCGCCCGGACGGCCTGCGGCACAAAAAGAGTTTTGCCGATGGCACCAGCCATACCCACATCTGGGATGGGCAAAATATGGTGGCGGAGTATGGTGAAAGTGGTCGGATATTCGCACGGTATTTACGGGGCATAAACCTCATTGCCAGAGAGCAGGACGGACTTTGCCAGTATTACCTGTTCAACGCCCATGGGGATGCGGTGGAGCGAACCGATCAAAGCGGCACCACCCTCAAGAATTATGATTACGATGCCTTTGGGGTGGAGAAAAGCCCGGAGAAGCTGGATGGGAACCCCTTCCGCTATTGCGGGGAGTATTTTGACCGGGAGGCCGGGACAGTTTATTTAAGGGCGAGGAACTATGAGCCCGTAACCGGGCGCTTTATAAGTGAAGACCCGATAATGTGGGGGCTAAATTGGTATGCATATTGTGGAGGAAATCCAATTCTGTATATCGACCCACTAGGGCTAAAAAGCTATATCTTTTACGACCCATTTGGAGATGATGCAGACAACGAAATTGATAAGAATCCTAATGCGCTATCATATGAAACTGCACAGGCTTTTCAGCGAATGTTGGCAAAACGATACGGTATTTCAAAAAAAGACATGGATTCGGAAATTGTACTTTATGCCCTAAAGGATTATAATGACTTTAAGGACTATTGGAATAATACGATGGAATCCGATCCCGATGCAATAATATTTAATGCCCATGCAAACCCAGACTTAATACAACTTACCCGCAAACTTAGAGGTAAAGGTCCAATGCACCACATAAATATCAATGATGTTGACATCGATTTAGATGTCAAAACCATTGAGGCACTTTATCTATTAGGATGTGAACCAGGTGCTCCCGGTAATGGCGGCAACAATAATATTGCGCAAGCATTTTGGGATAAGATGAATATTACAACAATGTTTGCAGCAGATGCAGGGGTAGGCTTTAACAGAGAGCGTTCTTGGTTTAACAAAAATATTACTGGCGTTACAATCAACGTTTCTTCCACGAGCTCAAATTCCAGTTATACCCCGCAAGGAATGTTAATGTGGAATAGCACGTCTAGCGGGGTACCTGTCCCATTAAAAGACCCTTTTAAACCGACCTTTGCACAGTTGGCAAATTTGACAAAATAA
- a CDS encoding ABC transporter ATP-binding protein, whose product MKEKMIDVKNVSMQFRLAGDRIMSLKEFITAKLGRKLTYREFWALKDVSFEVFQGEVLGIIGRNGSGKSTLLKVISGILNPTQGTSVCGGNIVPMLELGSGFDMDLTGKENIFLNGAILGYSEEFLKSEYEKILEFSELGQFIDVPIRNYSSGMLMRLAFSIATVVNPQILIVDEILAVGDEAFQKKSRDRMMQLMSGGTTVLFVSHNLSQIKKMCDRVLWLDQGRVRMLGLTEEICDQYVL is encoded by the coding sequence ATGAAAGAAAAAATGATAGATGTCAAAAACGTTTCCATGCAATTCCGACTGGCAGGTGATCGAATTATGTCGCTGAAGGAATTCATCACTGCAAAACTGGGTAGAAAGCTTACCTACCGTGAATTCTGGGCTTTAAAAGATGTGTCGTTTGAGGTGTTCCAAGGCGAGGTTCTGGGAATTATTGGACGTAACGGCTCAGGAAAAAGTACCTTGCTTAAGGTGATTTCAGGTATTCTAAATCCTACCCAAGGGACGAGTGTGTGCGGCGGCAATATTGTTCCTATGTTGGAGCTGGGTTCCGGTTTTGATATGGATTTAACCGGAAAGGAAAACATTTTCTTGAATGGCGCTATTCTAGGATACTCGGAAGAGTTTCTTAAGTCTGAATATGAGAAAATACTGGAGTTTTCAGAGTTGGGCCAGTTTATAGATGTCCCTATACGCAATTATTCATCCGGGATGTTAATGAGACTGGCTTTTTCTATCGCCACAGTGGTTAACCCCCAAATATTGATTGTTGATGAAATTTTAGCTGTAGGGGATGAGGCGTTCCAGAAAAAAAGTCGGGACCGCATGATGCAGCTAATGTCGGGCGGTACAACAGTGTTGTTTGTTTCTCACAATTTGAGTCAGATTAAAAAAATGTGTGACCGGGTTTTGTGGTTGGATCAAGGACGAGTTCGCATGTTGGGATTAACTGAAGAAATATGTGATCAATATGTACTTTGA